tatttctcataaagtgattacaatgagtataaatacatgaacagagaatctaaattaggtaagaaacctatttaggtaaagatcctaagttgcctctaatctctatcaatatctaatttacagctaacagaataaaaacaaatcacataatatcacgtaatataatcacgtaatataatcagggagaaattctagaagatttcctaatacatTCCAACATCATTTCCTACTGCTAGTAGcccctaaaaaataattaaatatacatATCTAGTGGTCTCTCAAAACCAACTGGTATTTCCATATGCAGCATATTGCCAATCGATCCatgatttggaaagaaaaactgcaAAGAAGCTCTCTTTCTTAAAAAATCTGAAAGGCAggtttttaattataaatgtcaGAAACAACTATCAGTCATTGCACATTTTAGCTCCTTGAGACATCATAAAATGAAGAATCAAGGGTCAAAACCAACATAACCATACGAACAGAGGAACTCCATTTGGTTATTTCAGGAAGACCAATCTCCAACGCACGGATAACACATCTCAGGAGGTCAGATAAGCATCcaatcaatagaaaaattaggCAATAGGCAACACAAGATAAAATCTAACCAGCGAGTTTAGGCCCAGAAACAAGTTTAATATGGTAACATGACGGATGGTCCTTTGACCATCCAGATAAAGAGTATACAACATCCAATCCGTCTCCATGTCTTTCAACAAATTCTTGCAGCAACCTGAAGAGAAAGTAACTACGAGCTCTGCTGTTTCAAACTCATGAAATCTAAATCATTCTTTACGAAGACAGTGCTAACCTCTTTGCAGTATTTGAAGATACAAGAAAATTGCGGCTCAACCAATGTAGGAAACCCgagaaagaaagcaaattgCTTAGAAATTGCTAAAAAGAACAGgccattgaaagaacaatgcCCATAAGTCCTGCAGAATAATTGGCGTCATCACAGAAGGGAGCAAGACTGGGGATAGATGGTGTCGACTCAAACGAATTGAATTAATGGGAATATAAGTTTAACATGGCTTTCTACAAAGGAAACGAAGCCATTACAGATTCAACACCAGTCTTTCGAGATCTCACAATTAGAGAACTGAATCATGCTAGGAGAAACACTGCAGATTTAAATCCAGAGAGATTAGTTCAAAGCTGCCACACCAACAGAACCCTTTCATCTCCTAGTGCATAAACACTCCGAGATGGACTAAGACACGGGAATCACGTACAGTGAATCTTTCTTTCTCCCCGACAACGGGAAACACGTCAAAAACCAGCGACCGATCTACGAGCGCCGGAAGGCAACATCTCCGTATCCACACGAATTTGCCCTAAAAAATCCCGGCAAGCGTGAAAGGCATATGAATCTTCGTAAAAAGAATCGAGGGAGAACGAAAACGGTCGCTCATCGAAACGGGAGAGATCGGAGATAACGAAAAAGGCAACGACTTGAGATCGAAATCGAAAGAGGAAGAATTCGATGCGCTTCCCTCTAGGGCTCAATCCCAAATCCAATTTTCCCGCCGTTTCTGGGCGGCAACCCCGGAATTATAACGCGCGTTGGTATGTCGATATGATCTAAATATAAGCTTAACATTTGATCACGCTTCTAACGAATTAACCCTTTCCATTTTTAcatcaatttctttccattatTGATCAAAATCAGCTAGATAATTAGATTGAAATTTAACTTTCAACTTCGAAATATAATTTAACTCGTgatatttgaataaaaaaaaggcaattaaTTACGTATTTATCAGCCCtcacaaataaaaattccaattctTCTCTATAGCTTTTGTTTAATATTAACAATCTTCTCTAAGCAAAGTAATAATAAGATACAAGATAAGATGATGTCTTGTTGGGTGTAATGAACACTTAAATTGAGAAAACGAGAATGGTAGAAATAAAATGGTGTTTGTTGGTTAGGCtgataataaaaaggaaataaaaattcaaagacagGGAGAGTGTGTGGTATTTGAGTCAACCGAAAAATTAGtgttttagccaaaattaaGGTGATAATAGGGCCGGCCCTATTGTAAAATTAAGCATAGTTTTCAGAAAAACTCAGAAGTAAATATTTTGACTTCTTTGTTGGCCCAATATTTTATGGTTTAATATGTTCTCCCCTCGAACTTGTTAAATTTCGAGGACTCCACTTGGACCATTTTCCTTAGCCGCCTCTTGGTGAGAATCTGAATTGGTTTTTTAACTAACGAAGGAAGGCCGCCGGTGACTTCTAAGCAAATGGAACGAAATAACAAAGTGATGGCAAGTGCAATAAGGTAATATATATGTAGCTAACTCAAAGAGTTTGAGTACAAAAGAATCAAATTTGAACAAAGTAAGGCCAATAGGGCTTTCGGGGGTTGGATAACCAATTAAAAGTTATGGACCCATTCTTTTGGGCTTTTGCAATCAAGTCCGcgactaaatttaattatttgctacAATTGGCCAAGTGTAAATTTGTTTTGCCCAGCAACAAATTCATGGCCTCAGTGAGAATTGGCTCTAGTTCCCACGAGCATTGTACTTCTCCTTTTAGTATTTGTATGAGTACTTTGCAATCTGACCAAAGTAAGAGTCTTCGTTCAGTTCAAGAGAGAAGAAACTTTAGGCTTTTCCATCATTGCCAAGGCCTCAGCTTGCACAATAGAGTTTACTCTTACCGATCTAGCAAAACCATCTACCAAATCTCCATAGCTATTGTGGCATACACAACTTATAGCTCTGATCATAATTTTGGGCAAGAAAGTTCCATCTATATTGATTTTGAGGGTATCTTCGCTTGGGCCAAATCAGATATGAGGTAAGGCTTCCTTTACacctttccctttcttcattGCCTTTTCCCCATTGTTGAAGCACTGATTTTCTGCCATGACTGAGCTTATAAGGTACTTCGGATTCAACTTTTGTTTGTGGAAAACAGAGTATCCTTCCAAATACGCCAGAGGATAGATACAAGGAGGTCCAACCTTGTAGAGGTATGATTGAATTTAAGTAATCATTTCATCTATTCAAcgaagtcctaaacctttcaaatttttaaaacctTGCCCACCATTGATTGTGCGAGCGTGAAGAAAAGAGACGGGGAAAAGTTTGACAATGGAAGTGTcatgatgtgatgtgatgtggtGCGATATAATGCAAAATGAAGTTGGAATTTTAATATATACTTTTTTAGctgcattgattttttttttctttttgggacaATCGATATGTGCAAATATTGGACCAACTTTGAACTCGAAGTTGGTATTTCATGGCCAAATTTTAAGATCCTTCCATCTTGATAGTCCATATACTATATTAAATCAGATCGGGTATGTAAGATCTACTATTTATCAATTGAGATTTCTCGATCGTGATCTGAGCATACTCATATGTTGCAacttttttgatcaattttcatgGTCTTTCGATAGAGTTCCCCCAAGGGAATTGTTCGGGTCCTCCACTGAAAAGATAAGGAGTAGCGTGCCCTTATTCGTGATAGAGGATGTTTAATTTTCGGGCCTCCCGTCGATGCgaaaattatttctttgttcagtttaaaaaagagactcgaCATGACTATTTCCGTGAAATTGTATGGCTATTTCCGGGAAATGGTCGCTCCTCCGAATCGGAAATAGCGTCGAGAATGCCGCTCACCCGTTTTCCTCCTTAGACAAATGCCGATTTCTGGGAAGTTGCCTCGAGATTTCGTAccaaaaacagagaagaaaagGGGGGAACTGCCTCAACAATGCTAATGGCTTGGTGCAAAACACGCGTCAACGGGCATAAACTCGTCCCAAAACACGCGTCGACGGCGCGTCTCCGAGCATTTTCCGCGTGGGACCATGGCACGTGTACATGGACGGTCTTTGGTTTGGAGGATAAGAAAAACCTTAACTCTTAAATTGGTTTGaccattaattaattaattattcacgAAGTAACATACAAATATAATAATCGGCaagaccataaaaaatcatctttTCTGGTGAGGGCTTTGACTTGACTTGAGCAGTCCTTCCTATGAACAGCTTCCGCTGCATCTTAGTCTTTACTCTCAAGCTCAAAGTCTCAACAGCTTCGACTGGCTTCTGCATTCGTCTCTTCGCTCGGTCTCAGGCTTCTTCCGTTCTCGAGGTTTTCCTTGTCCTCTGCTTGTTTCTGAGTTTAGCCGCTCCTCGTTTGTTAATTGTCGCGCGTATTTCACCGTTTCTTAGCTCCAGATGTGCCAACTGCCATTTCCTTTGATTATCTTCTTCCAAGAATTTTCGTAACGTTAAATGCGCGTTGATTTTATGCCGATCTGACCATTTTCTGCTCTTAGAAGTGCTCCAATTGCCCGAGAAGTTCCATTTTTTAGAGTCtctctcatttttgttttgttgttttgttacTTTGCTTTGCAAATTGATGGTTCATGTCATAACATCATGAAGTTCCCAAAGAAGAAATTAGTCAAGATTCAGCCTCTAGCCTTGGGTAAAAGTCACGTTCATCTTACAGGGTATGTCTGaaactctcttcttcctctctttttttgttcctttttcgtttttttgggTGATGTACAgtaattcatcaaattaaatgaTCAGGCAAAGGGCGTTTACTTGTACTTATTCATCTCCTTCGGCCCTGGAACGGAAGGACAAGATCAGACGCAGTGCTCCTATATAACCCCCTGAAATCTCCTTATCTTTGTCGAATTCCCAACACAAGCCCGATTTGTTTCTGAGGACTCCTATAAGGACAAGGTGCATTCATTTCTCTTGTCTTTACAAAATTTGTCCAAGAAGATATGGCATCTTTCCCAAGGCCAGAAAACGAACAGTGTCAATACAAGTATGATgtcttcttgagtttcagaggtgAGGATACCCGCAAAAACTTTGTTGACCATTTGCACGATGCTTTAAGGCGTAAAGGAATTGTGGCCTTTAAAGATGATGACGACCGAGATCTTCCAAGGGGAAAATGTATTAAACCAGAAATATTGGGGGCGATGGAGAAGTCAAGATATGTACTTGTgatattttctgaaaactacGCTTCTTCTACTTGGTGCCTGGAAGAAGTTGCTAAGGCTGTGGAGTGCAAGGATATCAAAAAAGGATTAGTGATACCGATCTTCTACAAGGTCAGTCCATCTGATATACGAAAACTGAGGGGAAACTTTGGGAGAGACTTTGCTGAAACTGAGAAAACTTAAACAGGCGACAAGGGAGATATAAAGAGGTGGAAGGATGCACTGAAAAAAGTAGCTGATCTCGctggaagagaattgaaagaTGGGTAGGCCTCTCTTCCACTAActtggaattatttattttctttaagttTTGCATGCCACGAGTGTCATGACCATAATACTTTGTATTATGTTGGTTCATCTGAACTGGAATATATGATTAACTCCTCCAAAAGTAAACAGCCTCAATGCTTGCTGGGGAACTAATCATCTGCATTTCTTCATTGCAGATATGAGAGACAGTTTATTGAGGAAATCATGAGAGAACTGGAAAATAGAGTGGGTCCTTGGCTGTCCTATGTTGTAGGTGATCTTGTGGGGATGCATTCCCGTGTTGCAGAAGTAGTTGAATATTTATGCTTAGATGAGAGTGATGTCTGTAGTATTGGCATATGGGGAATGGGTGGCATAGGCAAAACAACTGTTGCACGagcaatttttgacaaaatccaGGGCCAATTTGATGATGGATGTTGTTTTCTTGCCAATGTTAGAGAAATTTCAGAAAAGAATGGTCTGGTATATCTGCAAAACCAGTTTCTTGGTGATATTCTCCAACAGGACAATATGAGAATCAGGGATGATCAAAGAGGAGCGAACATGATAAAAGAACGACtgcgaaataaaaaaattctcattatacttgatgatgtggatgaaaAGGAGCAGCTGGAAAAACTAGCAGGACATCTTGATTGGTTTGGACATGGGAGTAGGATCATTATAACAACCAGAGATGAACATTTGCTTCTCCAATATGGAGTAAATTCCACATATAGGGTGGAGGGCCTATCCTTTGATGAGGCTCGCCaactattttgttcaaaagcTTTTACAAGTAACCATCCTCCAGCAGATTTTGAGGAGCTCATGAAGCAGGTTATTGAATACGCTGGTGGCCTTCCTCTAGTCCTTGATGTCTTAGGTTCCTTTTTGGCCTATAGGAGCTTGAAGCAATGGAAGAGTGCACTGACCAGACTCAAAGAATGTCCAGAAGGGAAAATTTTTGACCGGCTTAAGATAGGTTATGATGGACTACagcaaaaagagaaggagatttTCCTAGATATTGCCTGTTATTTCAAGGGAAAGGAGAAACCTTATGTTACAAATGTTCTGGACAATTGCGGCTTGTACGCAGATATTGGAATCGAAGTCCTTGTCAATAGAGCTCTTATCCAAATCGTTGGCAACAAACTGTGGATGCATGATTTGCTACAAGAGATGGCTTGGGAAATTGTTCGTCGAGAGTCTCCTGAAGAGCCAGGAGAACGAAGTCGAGTCTGGCTTTTTGAGGATGTATGCCATATTCTATCAAAAAACTCGGTGAGtaattgcaaaattaatttGCTTGCATGCTTATTTGATATaggggcaaaagaaaatttgctaGTCATGTATTGACACTATCCATATGAGTTGTTTATCAGGGAACAGGAAAAGTCAAAGTCATAGTCTTGCAATCTGGGGACAATAGAATAGTGCACTTGAATGGAGAGCCCTTTGCAAACATGACTAACTtaagaattcttgatgttcgtGCCACCCACCTCTCTTCTGGTTTTAAGCACCTTTCAAATGAATTACGCCTGCTACGATGGGACAACTGCAGTCTTAAATCATTTCCACCAAGTTTTCTTCTAGAGAATCTTCTCGAACTCCATATGCAGGATAGCCTCCTTCGCAGCCTCTGGAAAGGGGAAAAGGTTGGAATTAGTACTCATGCATATCTATGCTTCATCAAACGCTTTATTATGTTTAACAAGCTAATAATATTGTTCAACCAATACTTCCTAGATGCAGGTCTTGGAGAAGTTAAAAGTTATCAACCTCAATGGTTCCGAATTATTCGTGGAGACTCTAAACTTCAAAAATGTCCCAAATCTAGAGAGGCTAATTCTCAAAGGTTGCAAAGCATTATCTCAGGTTCATCCTTCAATTGGATATCTGAAAAGACTCAGTCTACTTGACTTAGGTGACTGTGAAAACCTCACGGGACTTCCAGATAGCATAGGTAATCTAAAAGCTCTCAAAGTTCTTAATCTGTTTGGAtgttcaaatcttgaagaattgccTGAGAGCATTGGGGGCTTAGAGTGCTTAGAGGAGCTTGATATTAGTGAAAGTGGCATAACACACCTCCCATCCAGCTTGACATTCTTACAAAATCTGAAAAAGTTATGCTTTCATGTTAGTAAAAGGAGGCCACAAAATTTTTGGAGGACAATGACACGTACGTTGGGAAGAGCTCTGAACTCTGGACGTCCGCGGTTGTTTTCATTTTCAGGACTATCCTCTTTGACAGAGTTGAGTCTGAGTGGCTGCAGTCTTCTGAAAGGAGAAATTCCTAGTGATATTAACTCTTTAACCTTCTTGAGGTCTTTAGACCTAGACGAAAACTTTTTTACCACCATAACTACAAGCATCGAACATATCTCTGGCCTGCAATTTCTCATAATAAATCATTGCAAAAAGCTTAAAGTGTTACCAAGACTTCCAGAAAGCACAATGGTTGTGGTGGCTAAGAATTGCCTCAGATTGGAAAGGATATCAAACCCATTCATTGTATGCACACTACCTGATTCGGGATTTTACTTCCTTAACTACTCCAGTTTGCTTCCTCAAGATCTTGATTTAACTTTGCAGCAGAAGTACTCCTTATCGTTGCTTCAT
The window above is part of the Eucalyptus grandis isolate ANBG69807.140 chromosome 6, ASM1654582v1, whole genome shotgun sequence genome. Proteins encoded here:
- the LOC104448564 gene encoding disease resistance protein RPV1 isoform X3 yields the protein MASFPRPENEQCQYKYDVFLSFRGEDTRKNFVDHFHDALRRKGIVAFKDDDDRNLPRGKCIKPEILGAIEKSRYVLVIFSENYASSTWCLEEVAKAMECKDIKKGLVIPIFYKVSPSDIRKLRGNFGRDFAETKKTYTSDKGDIKRWNDALRQVADLAGRELKDGYERQFIEEIMRELENRVGPWLSYVVGDLVGMHSRVAEVVEYLCLDESDVCSIGIWGMGGIGKTTVARAIFDKIQGQFDDGCCFLANVREISEKNGLVYLQNQFLGDILQQDNMRIRDDQRGANMIKERLRNKKILIILDDVDEKEQLEKLAGHLDWFGHGSRIIITTRDEHLLLQYGVNSTYRVEGLSFDEARQLFCSKAFTSNHPPADFEELMKQVIEYAGGLPLVLDVLGSFLAYRSLKQWKSALTRLKECPEGKIFDRLKIGYDGLQQKEKEIFLDIACYFKGKEKPYVTNVLDNCGLYADIGIEVLVNRALIQIVGNKLWMHDLLQEMAWEIVRRESPEEPGERSRVWLFEDVCHILSKNSGTGKVKVIVLQSGDNRIVHLNGEPFANMTNLRILDVRATHLSSGFKHLSNELRLLRWDNCSLKSFPPSFLLENLLELHMQDSLLRSLWKGEKMQVLEKLKVINLNGSELFVETLNFKNVPNLERLILKGCKALSQVHPSIGYLKRLSLLDLGDCENLTGLPDSIGNLKALKVLNLFGCSNLEELPESIGGLECLEELDISESGITHLPSSLTFLQNLKKLCFHVSKRRPQNFWRTMTRTLGRALNSGRPRLFSFSGLSSLTELSLSGCSLLKGEIPSDINSLTFLRSLDLDENFFTTITTSIEHISGLQFLIINHCKKLKVLPRLPESTMVVVAKNCLRLERISNPFIVCTLPDSGFYFLNYSSLLPQDLDLTLQQKYSLSLLHYIFCRSTRHFFGTYMVSPCLQCEIPEWFSYQAVGPLLDIDMPPNWHDYNWRGFAICASFKQIKCSPCQDLENDHFIFCGFHADGNQLGPLFKFPIRFVNSGCLWLGHVLDTEFPCDTNWETMSNHIVASFTITNPGLKVEKCGVHLVYKWSPSQFDDYLVRWSSSSPRDWDRFYHELQPPRKVNSVYTDSIDPYLYKVNEGVMCCGVYEVQRYPFKLLNDYQFVIWCHSICTEQPEWPGWHAYYLNRRFSKNYQTWLAIFNLP
- the LOC104448564 gene encoding disease resistance protein RPV1 isoform X1 yields the protein MASFPRPENEQCQYKYDVFLSFRGEDTRKNFVDHFHDALRRKGIVAFKDDDDRNLPRGKCIKPEILGAIEKSRYVLVIFSENYASSTWCLEEVAKAMECKDIKKGLVIPIFYKVSPSDIRKLRGNFGRDFAETKKTYTSDKGDIKRWNDALRQVADLAGRELKDGYERQFIEEIMRELENRVGPWLSYVVGDLVGMHSRVAEVVEYLCLDESDVCSIGIWGMGGIGKTTVARAIFDKIQGQFDDGCCFLANVREISEKNGLVYLQNQFLGDILQQDNMRIRDDQRGANMIKERLRNKKILIILDDVDEKEQLEKLAGHLDWFGHGSRIIITTRDEHLLLQYGVNSTYRVEGLSFDEARQLFCSKAFTSNHPPADFEELMKQVIEYAGGLPLVLDVLGSFLAYRSLKQWKSALTRLKECPEGKIFDRLKIGYDGLQQKEKEIFLDIACYFKGKEKPYVTNVLDNCGLYADIGIEVLVNRALIQIVGNKLWMHDLLQEMAWEIVRRESPEEPGERSRVWLFEDVCHILSKNSGTGKVKVIVLQSGDNRIVHLNGEPFANMTNLRILDVRATHLSSGFKHLSNELRLLRWDNCSLKSFPPSFLLENLLELHMQDSLLRSLWKGEKMQVLEKLKVINLNGSELFVETLNFKNVPNLERLILKGCKALSQVHPSIGYLKRLSLLDLGDCENLTGLPDSIGNLKALKVLNLFGCSNLEELPESIGGLECLEELDISESGITHLPSSLTFLQNLKKLCFHVSKRRPQNFWRTMTRTLGRALNSGRPRLFSFSGLSSLTELSLSGCSLLKGEIPSDINSLTFLRSLDLDENFFTTITTSIEHISGLQFLIINHCKKLKVLPRLPESTMVVVAKNCLRLERISNPFIVCTLPDSGFYFLNYSSLLPQDLDLTLQQKYSLSLLHYIFCRSTRHFFGTYMVSPCLQCEIPEWFSYQAVGPLLDIDMPPNWHDYNWRGFAICASFKQIKCSPCQDLENDHFIFCGFHADGNQLGPLFKFPIRFVNSGCLWLGHVLDTEFPCDTNWETMSNHIVASFTITNPGLKVEKCGVHLVYKWSPSQFDDYLVRWSSSSPRDWDRFYHELQPPRKVNSVYTDSIDPYLYKVNEGVMCCGVYEVQRYPFKLLNDYQFVIWCHSICTEQPEWPGWHAYYLNRRFARRYRKSTLNVPEQPPRLRQVSDDDFDDDFD
- the LOC104448564 gene encoding disease resistance protein RPV1 isoform X2, which produces MASFPRPENEQCQYKYDVFLSFRGEDTRKNFVDHFHDALRRKGIVAFKDDDDRNLPRGKCIKPEILGAIEKSRYVLVIFSENYASSTWCLEEVAKAMECKDIKKGLVIPIFYKVSPSDIRKLRGNFGRDFAETKKTYTSDKGDIKRWNDALRQVADLAGRELKDGYERQFIEEIMRELENRVGPWLSYVVGDLVGMHSRVAEVVEYLCLDESDVCSIGIWGMGGIGKTTVARAIFDKIQGQFDDGCCFLANVREISEKNGLVYLQNQFLGDILQQDNMRIRDDQRGANMIKERLRNKKILIILDDVDEKEQLEKLAGHLDWFGHGSRIIITTRDEHLLLQYGVNSTYRVEGLSFDEARQLFCSKAFTSNHPPADFEELMKQVIEYAGGLPLVLDVLGSFLAYRSLKQWKSALTRLKECPEGKIFDRLKIGYDGLQQKEKEIFLDIACYFKGKEKPYVTNVLDNCGLYADIGIEVLVNRALIQIVGNKLWMHDLLQEMAWEIVRRESPEEPGERSRVWLFEDVCHILSKNSGTGKVKVIVLQSGDNRIVHLNGEPFANMTNLRILDVRATHLSSGFKHLSNELRLLRWDNCSLKSFPPSFLLENLLELHMQDSLLRSLWKGEKVLEKLKVINLNGSELFVETLNFKNVPNLERLILKGCKALSQVHPSIGYLKRLSLLDLGDCENLTGLPDSIGNLKALKVLNLFGCSNLEELPESIGGLECLEELDISESGITHLPSSLTFLQNLKKLCFHVSKRRPQNFWRTMTRTLGRALNSGRPRLFSFSGLSSLTELSLSGCSLLKGEIPSDINSLTFLRSLDLDENFFTTITTSIEHISGLQFLIINHCKKLKVLPRLPESTMVVVAKNCLRLERISNPFIVCTLPDSGFYFLNYSSLLPQDLDLTLQQKYSLSLLHYIFCRSTRHFFGTYMVSPCLQCEIPEWFSYQAVGPLLDIDMPPNWHDYNWRGFAICASFKQIKCSPCQDLENDHFIFCGFHADGNQLGPLFKFPIRFVNSGCLWLGHVLDTEFPCDTNWETMSNHIVASFTITNPGLKVEKCGVHLVYKWSPSQFDDYLVRWSSSSPRDWDRFYHELQPPRKVNSVYTDSIDPYLYKVNEGVMCCGVYEVQRYPFKLLNDYQFVIWCHSICTEQPEWPGWHAYYLNRRFARRYRKSTLNVPEQPPRLRQVSDDDFDDDFD
- the LOC104448564 gene encoding disease resistance protein RPV1 isoform X4, which translates into the protein MRELENRVGPWLSYVVGDLVGMHSRVAEVVEYLCLDESDVCSIGIWGMGGIGKTTVARAIFDKIQGQFDDGCCFLANVREISEKNGLVYLQNQFLGDILQQDNMRIRDDQRGANMIKERLRNKKILIILDDVDEKEQLEKLAGHLDWFGHGSRIIITTRDEHLLLQYGVNSTYRVEGLSFDEARQLFCSKAFTSNHPPADFEELMKQVIEYAGGLPLVLDVLGSFLAYRSLKQWKSALTRLKECPEGKIFDRLKIGYDGLQQKEKEIFLDIACYFKGKEKPYVTNVLDNCGLYADIGIEVLVNRALIQIVGNKLWMHDLLQEMAWEIVRRESPEEPGERSRVWLFEDVCHILSKNSGTGKVKVIVLQSGDNRIVHLNGEPFANMTNLRILDVRATHLSSGFKHLSNELRLLRWDNCSLKSFPPSFLLENLLELHMQDSLLRSLWKGEKMQVLEKLKVINLNGSELFVETLNFKNVPNLERLILKGCKALSQVHPSIGYLKRLSLLDLGDCENLTGLPDSIGNLKALKVLNLFGCSNLEELPESIGGLECLEELDISESGITHLPSSLTFLQNLKKLCFHVSKRRPQNFWRTMTRTLGRALNSGRPRLFSFSGLSSLTELSLSGCSLLKGEIPSDINSLTFLRSLDLDENFFTTITTSIEHISGLQFLIINHCKKLKVLPRLPESTMVVVAKNCLRLERISNPFIVCTLPDSGFYFLNYSSLLPQDLDLTLQQKYSLSLLHYIFCRSTRHFFGTYMVSPCLQCEIPEWFSYQAVGPLLDIDMPPNWHDYNWRGFAICASFKQIKCSPCQDLENDHFIFCGFHADGNQLGPLFKFPIRFVNSGCLWLGHVLDTEFPCDTNWETMSNHIVASFTITNPGLKVEKCGVHLVYKWSPSQFDDYLVRWSSSSPRDWDRFYHELQPPRKVNSVYTDSIDPYLYKVNEGVMCCGVYEVQRYPFKLLNDYQFVIWCHSICTEQPEWPGWHAYYLNRRFARRYRKSTLNVPEQPPRLRQVSDDDFDDDFD